DNA sequence from the Paraburkholderia azotifigens genome:
TGATGTGACGTTCTCTTGCTGCCAGATCGACTTGCTGCAGCAGACTTTCGAGCAGACTGAACTGGATGCCCACGGCCTGCGAGGTAACCCGCGCGAGATTGATGTCGACAAACATCCAGATTCCCTCTCCATCGTCCATGTCAAGCACATGCAATTCCGATGTACTGCAGGTGGGAGCGGGTATGAGTTGCTCGCTGCGGTCATAGGCCAATTCGACAGCCTCCTGCGCGTCGCTCTTCAGTTCATCCATCGAATTGCCGTGCGCAGCGGCACGGGGGAAATTGGGAAAACTGGCGCGAAAGCCAGTGTCGCCATCGCGGTGCACATAAAGCGGATATTGCATGTCCTGCTCCCCTCCGACGGAGGACCGACTGGCATTCAGTCAGAGTCCGCTCGCCTGAACGTTGCCGTCGACGCTGTCCTTGCCGTATTGCATCGCGAGGTCGATGGCATCACCCGCGGTGGTGGGACTTGTTGTAGTGAACAACGTCGCATAGCGCCGGGCCTTGGCCTCGCCTGGCTGAATGGTGTCGATGCGCACGACAGACGAAAACCGCCGCGGACCTTTGGCATACGGGTCACGATGCAGCGGAAACTCCTGATGAGAGTACGCGCGTAACTCGTACCCTCTGTATTCGATGGTGGGAATGGTCATGACGACGCGCTCCGTAAATGGTGCTGACCGTCATTGAACTGTGCCTATCCGGATGCGAAAAAAGGGCGGCCAGAGGTACATCTGGATCACTTCACAATGCGCCTGATGATGCCGCAAAGCAATCTAAATCGTGCGGATTTAAAAATGGAGGCCAGCGTCTTGCCGGCCTCCTCATCGGACGGCGAGTCCGTCCAACGACCTGCTCGTGCAGGACGTAGTTTTCGTGCTTGCGCGTGAGTTGGGCATCGCCATTACCTACGCGATGTCCGATCCAGCGATACCCGGCGCGAGTGCCGGCTGCGCGCGTGGTGGTGCAGCGTCATCCCCTCAGACCGCATCAGCGCGCCTCCGATTGCGGACTACATCGCAGTCGGCGGTACAAGCACGATTGCGTAGCGACATATCGCCAAGCTTTGGTTCGAGCACGCGACGCAGCTCTGTGCACACCCGACAAGCGGATGGAACAGCCGACGCCGGTTTTCGCGAATCGAATCGTCCAACAGCGCAATGGCATTGCAACGACTCTCTCCGCTACGATCGCGGCGGAAAAATATAGGGCGGTCCGGTGATGACCATGGGGACCACTCCTTGCTTGTCGAGTGGCCCGAATGAGCAATCGGCTGAGTGCGTTGTGGGAGACTGTCCTGGGCACCTTTCCTTGTGGAAGATACGAAGCGTCTGTAGCATGATGCGCGGGCCTGTGTCGAACGTCGGTACGGTGCCGTACGGGCTTGCGTCCGCGTCGACGTGCGATCGACGCACGGGGGGCGGCCAGCGCAGCCCCCGGAGCTGGGAGCGCATTCACGCCCCCTGCCTGTCATCGCCGCACAGCGCGCATCCGACTGGACCTGATGCCGCAACTGACATCCGAGCCGGTATGCGATGCCAGGCCTACCTGTCGTGCGCGTATGAATTCACGCCTTCAATTCGCAGCATAGACCGACGGCCTCCTGATTCTCCCGTGCAAGAGCACGATCAACAGGCATTCTCAGTTTTTTCGCGGTTCTATTCGCCCTTTATGCCCGTAAATCGCCGGAACACGGCATGATGTCGCGCTGACGCACCCGAACTATAATTTGAGCCGGGCTCTCCCGTCGCTGTGGAGAGCGCTGCTGCGACCTCGTCACCCGGTTTTCATCAGCACGTTGACGAGCGGTACATGGCAAATGCGTATTTCGGACGAACGTGACCGGCCGTTTCGGGATGGTGACCGGCGATTTCGGCAACGTGACCGATCATTTCGGAAACGTGACCGAGCGGACCGGAAGGCGGGATTGGCGTTGCGCATGACATCAACCACGCGGGCTATGCTCGCCGGCTTTGGCCGGAGAGACGATGCCCGCGCACCGGATGAACATGCGCATGATCAAGGACGTTTTACGACTTAAATTCGACGGCGGCTTCTCGCACGATCGGATCGCCGCATCACTGGGCATATCCAAGGGCGTGGTCACGAAGTACATCGGACTAGCCAGTGCCGCCGGGCTGGACTGGGCAAGCGCCTGCGATATGGATGAAGGCGAACTCGAGCGGCGGCTGCTCGGCAAGCCCACGGGGCCAGCAGCCTATGCCCAGCCCGACTATGGACGCATCCATCAGGAGCTGCGTCGCAAGGGCATGACGCTGACGTTGCTATGGGAGGAATACCAGGCTGAGTTCGCGGACCGGCAGACCTACCGCTATACGCAGTTCTGTGGGCACTACAAGGCGTTCACAAAACGCCTGAAGCGCTCGATGCGTCAGATTCATCGCGCCGGCGAGAAGCTGTTTGTCGACTTCGCCGGCCCCACGTTGCCACTGACGACTGGACGCCGCGCGCACATCTTCGTAGCGGCTATGGGCGCATCGAGTTACACGTTCGCATGTGCGACGCCGGCCGAGACAATGGAGGACTGGCTGGGCGGGATCGCTCGCGCGCTGACCTTCTATGGTGGTGTGCCGCAGTTGATCGTCCCGGATAACCCGCGTGCGATGATTGCCGATCCCGATCGCTATGAACCTCGCGCCGGCGACACTGTGCTGGACTTCGCGCGTCACTACGGCACATCATTCCTTCCTGCGCGCGTATATCGTCCGCAGGACAAACCGAAGGTAGAGGTTGCGGTCCAGGTGGTCGAACGCTGGATCATGGCGCGCCTGCGTCATCACCGGTTTGACTCGGTCCACTCGGTCAATGAGGCCATCTGCCCGCTGCTCAGGAACCTGAATGAGAGGCCATTCCAGAAGCTGCCGGGATGTCGTGCCAGCGCGTTCGCCCAGCTGGACGCGCCGGCACTGCAGCCGCTGCCGGCACAGCCCTATGAGCTCGCGCGCTTCAAGACCGTGACGGTTCACATTGACTATCACGTCGAGATCAACAAACACCGCTACAGCGTGCCGCACGCGCTGGTCGGCCTCAAGCTCGATGCGCGTATCACGGCGGGCACTGTCGAACTGCTACATCGCGGTCGCCGCGTCGCCAGCCACGCACGTAACGATCGCGCAGGCAGCTATACCACTGTTGTCGAGCACATGCCTGCGGCACACCGCGCTCATCTGGAATGGACGCCGCAGCGGCTGATTCATTGGGGACAGCAGATCGGCGCGGCAACCGGCGCGCTCGTCACCCGGCTGCTGCAGGAGCAACGCCATCCGGAACACGGCTATCGGGCGTGCCTTGGATTGCTGTCGCTCTCACGTCGCTATGGCCGTGACCGTCTCGAAGCCGCCTGCGCGCTGGCGCTGGAACTGGGCGTACACCGTTACCGCCACGTGCGCGACATCCTGGTCAACAACCGCGACCGGGCGGCGGTGGTAACGCCTGCCGACTGGACCAGCCCGAGCCACGCGCATGTACGCGGCCCCAGCTACTACCAATAAAGAAGACCACCATGATGATGCAACAGACACTGACGCAATTGCGCACCCTGAAGCTGGACGGCTTCGCTGACGGCCTGGAAGAACAATTGACGCAGCCCGGTGCGGCCAGCCTGAGCTTCGAGGAACGCCTGTCACTGCTGGTCGACCGGGAAGCCAGCTGGCGTGATGATCGCCGTCGTACCCGATTGCTCAAGCAGGCGCGCCTCAAATATCCGCAGGCCGCTATTGAGGATCTCGACACGCGCGCTGGCCGTGGCGTCGATCCGCGCTCGCTCACGAGCCTCGCACTCGGTGACTGGGTGCAAGCGGGCTACAGCCTGCTCATAAGCGGCCCAACTGGCGCGGGGAAATCGTGGCTCGCTTGCGCCCTGGCCCAATACGCTTGCCGGCGCGGGCATTCAGCCTTGTATCTGCGCGTGCCGCGACTTGGCGAGGAGCTTCGCGTTCTGCACGGCAACGGCGGCTTCACAAAATGGCTGCTGCAGGTTGCCCGCGTCGACGTGCTTCTACTGGACGATTGGGGAATGGCGCCCCTCGATGCGATGGTTCGAAACGATCTGCTCGAGATGATCGATGACCGCTCGGCGGGAAAGGCGACCATCGTCACCAGCCAGTTACCGATTGAGCACTGGCATGGATGGATCGGCGACGAGACTATCGCCGACGCAATGCTCGACCGCCTCATGCAGCGTCATCATCGGATCACGCTTACCGGTGAATCCCTCAGAAAGGCATCCCCAAAACCCAACGTCCTGGAGCCCGAACTCGACCAGAACTAACAAGGAAATCTACAATCAACACCGCGCAATGCCAAACCCCGCCGAATCGGTCACGTTCCCGAAATCGGCGGTCACGTTCGCCGAAATACGCAGCAAACGTGGATCCCGCAAGGAAAAATCTTCTGCTCTCGGTTCTGCCGAACACGCTTACCAACATGGAACTGGTCGCGTCGACGGACGACCATGATGCGGCTGCTCACCCGCGTTTCTTGAGACGAGCCTTCGCGTTACGCTAAGAAGTCTGGGTCTTGCCGATCACTTTCACCACGCGGCCTTTCAGCGTAACTGCCCGATTGCCCATGACTCTGCCACTGGATGGTCAATTGCGACCTGATATGGGGAAGCGTGGGAAGCATGTTGATCGGAGCGATGCTTGGCACCATCGTAGGCAGACTTGTTGTATATCTGCGGACACGGAATTCCCTGGCTGTTGGGTTTGGTGAGTGGAGTTCCTGCCACTAGGTGGAATCGCCATCTGTGTTTGCTGGCATGCGGTGACAATCGATGCACTGTTGCGTCGGCATGCCTCGCGAGCAGTCGTCCGTTACCGTACAGATCGCCGGGACAAACCATGAGACTGTAGGAGTCAACCTGCCACCAGCGGTTTTCTGACCGGCCCTCACGAGAGCAGGTAGATTCGGGAAGCCGACGCACGCAAGGACAGGCTGCCTTGTGGCTATCAATTGCCGCTGCACCTTCAGGTCAAGTGCAGTTTACGTGTTGAGTGAAGATGCTACTTCGTCCGACATTCCTTCGACTTTCCGCTGGCGCGGGCTCTGTCTATCGGACGGATTCGACCATGGCATGCATCGAAGGTCCGGCCGCCCCCGCTACCATCTTTCCTTCCGGCAGGCCACCGCCGGTCTTCAGGGGGCGGAAGGCCCCCGACGTGATGGACGAAATACTCACGATGATCGCACATGAATTGCTCGGTCCGTTGTCGCCACTGCGACTCGCCGCACACTCTATTCGCCGGGCGTCGCCCGACCAACCTGACGTCATCCGGGTGATCGAGACCGTGGAACGGCAGATCGATGCAGTTTCGCTGCTGGCTGAAGACCTGATGGATACCCAAGTTGACCACGGCGTGCTTCGCTTGGTCAAGCACGAAGTCGGTTTGATGGATTTTCTCGCCGATCCCCTCGACGCGGCAGCGTTGGCGACCGCTGCGCGCAACCAGTCCTTGACTGTCGTAATTGCGGACTGGACTTTGCGCATCGATTGCGATCCCATCCGTCTCACGCAGGCTGTCAACAACCTCCTGCACAACGCAGTGAAATACACTCCACCAGGCGGTCATGTTCGCGTCACCGCGCAGCCGGAAGGCCACGATCTCGTCCTGTCCGTCAGCGACGACGGGCGCGGTATATCCGCAATATTGCTGCCGCACATTTTCGACATCTTCGCTCAATTCACCCCGACGATAGCAGCCAGTGCCGACGATCTGGGAATCGGGCTCGCCGTCGTGAGGGCGATCGTAGAGGCGCACGGCGGTGCGGTTCTGGCCCGCAGCGCGGGAATCGGCGCCGGCAGCGAATTTACGGTCTGGCTACCCATGGACAAACCGCTATGCCACACTAACTAACTGCGCATGACAGCATCTGCCGTAGACCGATCGGGGCCTTCTTGCACCGCATCTGGGTGCATGTCGATATGCCCTTGAGAACGGTCGTTTATGGATCAGGTCATATCGACGCGAGCTGCACTATCTGCGCCCATGTACACATCAGTAGGAAAGCGCACAGCGATGCTCGTGGCGATAGTCCATCATTCAAGAGATTGTGTACCTGTTCTGGGGGCCACCGTTATAAAGGGTTCTGGCGAGTCCCAGAATTTGATCCCGGTTGTGGTCGAAGGTTGCGAGCAACGAGGACTCGCAGGAATCCGCGCCTGGGTTTAGCTTCGTCAGCATCGAGTCATCGACCAGAAAGGCTATCTCGCGAGCGTTGTCGTAGCCCCAAAAGCACACACAGCGCCTCGAAGCGTCGTACATGCGACTGGGATTAGGAAAGTTGAGCACCTCTGCCTTTTTCATCTATTCACGAAGAGAAGGATATCGCCACTTGCTTGCGTTGACGTTGATGTGAGCGTCCATGTCGAGCCGCTTCTGGGCACGCTCGTTTTCCGCCCGCTCCCGCGCAGCGACACGCGCCTTCTGCTCGATGACGTAGGCGCCTTGTCCTGTAGGCGAACTTGAATACGCTTTGATTTGCATTGGCATGCTGGCTCCGCTAACAAACTGAGATTATTAGAGCGGAGCGGCGACCGAGCGTCATCGTCAACACCTCGGCGGCATGACCGACTGCCGGAGCTTGCCGACACACGGTCTCTCCCCCCACGGCCCTGCGCAGCATGGGCTGCGCAGTGCCCGCAGATCACGCTATATCGCCAGGTTGATGACAAGTACCATTCAAGTACCGGATGTGACGCGATGAATCCTGCGTGCGACCGCGGCCCGCCCGAGACCTACTGTCCTGGCGCCTTCATTCCCTCGGCTTCCAGAGAAGCATTCCGCTCCTCGCTGGCCTCGATGGGTTCCATTGCCTCGTCGACAGTGGCTGTCGCTCGTTCCGTGGCCGACGTGGCCGCGTTGACAATTGCGCCGCATTCTCCGTCTTCGTCGCCCGGGGGGCGCAGCATGTCGTCGAGCATGGCCTCCAGCTCCGGTGTGTCCCATGGCGCGCCGCGCTGTCTTCTCTGCTTTATGTAGTGCCTCACTTCCGCATCATGCTCCTGAGTCAACGGAAGACCGCGAAAGGTACTTTGAGGGGTGGCTTCGACCATGATATTGCTCCCTGCATTTGTGCATATTTCAAGTGTAGTCTCATTGTGTTAAAAGGCGCGACTATCGGTCGGTGCATCGCCACCCATCCAGCTGATCCGTGACTGGATCCACATGCCATTGATGCTTGTGTTACCGCCGGGAGGAGCGTCATGCGACGCGATGCACGCGCCTGACGACTTGAGCAGGAACCTTTTTCTCACGGGGAATGACGTGTGCCGAATCTACCGGCGTCCTTCACCTTCTCTGAAGATGCTCTCCCAGTTCAGCACCGCTTGCACTGGGTATCGACTGACAAATTAGGATTCTTAGTGTTTTAAAAGTGGCGTTCGCGGTGCTATCGCGAACACCCTCGTTGGATGGTGCCAACAAGGCTCGCGGCTCGAAGGCCCGACGTAGCAATCGTGCGATCGGGTGGTACCTTGTCACCGAGCAGGGCCGCGAGAGACGGTGTCCAAAGATACGCCTGAGCGGCTTGCTGAGCGTCGCGCTGATAAACAGGCGTACTGTGTGCCGGCAGGATGAAGACGGATCGTAAAAGAACCATACGACGTCATGTGAGGCGCCGTGAAGAAATCGCGACGACGGAGTGCCCGCAAGTGCGGGCACAGGCTGGCCTACAGCGGCTTGATATTTGCTGCCTGTAGTCCTTTTGGACCACGTTTCGTTTCGTAGCTAACCTTCTGGTTTTCGGCCAGGGTCTTGAAACCTTCGCCACTCACTTCGGAGAAGTGCGCGAACAGGTCCTCCCCACCTGTGTCGGGGGTAATGAACCCAAAGCCTTTGCTATCGCTAAACCACTTTACAGTACCGGTATCCATAAACATTCCTTGAAAGACAAAGTGTCAGCTCCAATGGTGGAGTGTCCGAAGAGTCAAGGAGTGAGAGGACAACGAATACCGCTGACGCAGCGAGCCATTGATGAGCAGCAATCGACCTTCTTGAGCTTCGCGTCCCACCATACGCTGGTGATGGCAATCAAGCAAGAAGAATGTAAATGCGCGGCTCGTCCTGTTCGTCGCGTTCGCGCATGCCAAGCATTGATGGGTATCTTCCACATCTAAAGCGCGCCGTGGGCGACTGGCGCGGTCTGCCTGTTACCGTACAGGGCTTGTCGAAAATAGATCGCGACGGAAACAGCAAATGCGCACAGAATGGACAACAAGGCGGCCGCTTTCGCGGTCGAAGTAACTGGAGAACACCATGGCAAAGGGTCAACAACGCGGCAATCGCGAGGCAAAAAAGCCTAAGCAGCCGAAAAAAGTACCGTCTCCTGCAGCGGATGTGTCCTGGACGACAGCCACGAGGACCTCCGCTACCAGCTCACCAGCGAAAAAGAAATAGCCAGCACGTGAGAACGCAGACCGAGATCTGCGTCTTCTGATTCCCTTCTTCCGCGCGCACCGCCCGTCCAGGTGCCATCCGGGTGGCCAGGGGCCGGCCCATTTCCTCTTTGCTGCCGGATTTGTCGCGCGACACACGCGACGTACCGCACGCGCGGTGTGCCGGAGTTCGTCATGCCGGCAATCCGTGCTCACAACCACGGGTCATCGTAGCGATGGCGTCCCGCACGCCTTTCAACAGCGTCGCGCGCGGGGGCGCCGCTTTGCCTCGTCCGTTCGAATTACCTAACCGCAGGAAAAGGGCGTCTGTGAACAAATTGCTTCAGTACGCCGCGCGATTTCGGCCACGCCTACCGGGCTGCACTTTACCGTTGAGCACGCCGCATTCGAAGCCGGTCGGCAGGATGTCGCTCAGCATCACCAGCGACTCGTCATCGGCATCGTCCGGAATCCGGTACAGGCTGGTGTCCGCGTAAGGAATACGGACGTATTCGGCCTGCGTGCCGTCGATCTTATTGCCCAGTATCCATCCACCGCTCGTGCAGTGCGAATACATCTGCTTGCGGCAATACACGCATTTCCCGCACGAGGTGATGCACGAAATCAGAACACGCTCGCCCGGTCTGAATGTCGTCACGGACGGGCCGATCTGATGGACCACGCCTAATCCCTCGTGACCCAGCACACGGCCAGGCTGACAACTCGGGACGTCGCCGTTGAGGATGTGCAAATCCGTGCCGCAGATTGTCGTCCTCGTTACCTTCACGATCGCGTCCGTCGAGGCCGAGATTTCCGGTACGGGACGCTGTTCGAGGGCCTTGTCTGACGATCCTTGATATACAAGTACAAGTGCTCTCATTTCGATCTCTCCGTCATGGGGGCGGGCAGTCACTACAGGTTGATGAATTCGTGCATCGTGATTGGCAGTGCCCTATGGGGCCGCAGACGCTACGCCACCCATTCCTTTCAGGCGCAACGCCACCCTTTTCATCCGACCAGTACCCTACCTTGCCATAGAACGCGTACAGCTGCGTTTCGAAATCGCGCTCCAGTGGAATCCTGTTGTCGTAGGCCGGACTGCTTTTGATGGCGTCGCGTGTCAGTTTTGTCGAAACAGTGGACTCGAACCAGTCGATCAAGGATATCCACTCCGTTGCCAGTAACGCTTCCCTTGACGGCCACCAGTTTTGCGTGTCGACGGTGAGATAGCGAATGGTCCAGGCTTCATCGTCGAAGATGAATCCGGACACGTGGCCAATATCGCCATCGGCCGCGGCGAAGTGGTACCCGTCCACCGCGTCCGTGCTACGCAGATGACCGTCGCCCGGCGGATGGTCACCGACTAGTGGGAGTTGCGCGCGCGTCTGCGACGACACCGCCGCGCGGCTGAAATGCCGGATAGCTGCTAACGCCCCATACGTCCGGGCCGCCCCAGTACGCCGGGTAACCGTAATAGCGGGAATACTCCGCTTCATACTGACGCGAGATCGGTTTGTGGGTGTCGATAGGGGGACTGTCGCTCACCTGCTGTCGCGTGAGATCGACGTGGACGCTCAGCGCCGCCGGCTCCGCTCGGATAACCGAGTAGGGCGAAATCAGCACGTGCCGCCCGTCGATCCAGTTTCCCGTTTTGACGACCAGATAGCAGATACCCCACGCTTCGTGATCGAAATAAAGCTCTTCGACATTGCCTATATCACCGTCACTCGCGACCACGGCGCATCCGTTCAGACTCTCGATATTTCGCAGCATGGTTCGATACTCCAGTGATGGACGTCGGGCGCCCGCCTAAGCCGCCGTCTTGAGCGGTGTCGGCGACATGCCCGCTACGTCGTGCGCGGCTATGGCCAGCGCCAGCGGCGGGTTCAGGCTATCGATCATCGAACTTGGAATCAGGATGGTCGCGCCGCGCTCCTTCGTAGTTTCATAGATGATATTCATCGCCCGCAATTGCGGTGCCCCTGGGTGGTTTTCATAGACCCGGGCGGCGTCCACGAACTTCGCGGCAATTTCGGCTTCGGCAGAACCGAGGATCACACGCGCCTGCTTTTCGCGTTCGGCCTGGGCCTGCCTCGACATCGCGTCCTGCAACGCTACCGGGATCGCAACGTCCCGGATCTCTACCGATCGAACCGTGACGCCCCAGTCGGCAATCTTGCCCCCTATTTCGTCGCGCAGGTGCGCATCGGCAGCCCGTCGATCCGAGAGAAGCGAAGCCAGCATCGAGGCGCCGATCATCTCGCGCAGCGAAGTCTGGGCGACGCGGTCGATCGCTTGTCGGTAGTCCGTAATGGCAAGCGCCGCCTTTTGTGCATCATGCACGTGCCAGAAGATGATCGCGTCGACATTGACGGGGACCGTATCTTTCGTCAGCGCCTGCTCCGCATTAAAGGCGGTAGTCTGGACACGCTCGCCGATGATGGCGACCACGCTGTCCAGCACCGGGATGATCATGAAGAGTCCCGCTCCCCTGACGCCATGGAGTTTGCCGACGCGCAGGATGACAAACTTCTGCCACACGTTGGCGACCTTCACCGAAGCCGCGACCAGAACTGCAACGAGAAAAATGGGCGGCGCAAGATAAAGGCTGACCCATTGACCAACCGCGATTGCGATCAGTGTAACCGCGACGGAAAGAGAAAGTGTGATCGGGTTCATAGGCATGCTCCTGGCGCGGGGCGGCGGTTAGCGCGCGTGCGCTGAAGGCCTTTCGCGTGACACCGCACTGGAAAGCACGAGAAACATACGTTCAGCGCATCGTGGATTATGGTGCCCGCTGATGAGGTGAAAATCGGTACGGTAGCGGACGGCGTCAGCGACCACCAGGACGTAACATGGCCGAAGACGCGCAGACAGCTTACGCCGGTCCACCCAACACCGCATAGCTGCCAGGCACGGCCTTGACCATCGCCTGCATCCGACGCGCCACCATCTTCACAGTGTTCAGGGAACAATGCCATGCTAGTCAGAGATGTGATGAAAGAGCCAGTCTGTATCCAGGCCAATGAAATGCTCGACTCGGCCTCCCGAAAGTTCAAAAAATTCAATGTCGGCGCGTTGCCGGTGTGTCTCAACAACAAGGTAATCGGCATGATTACCGATCGCGATGTGACGGTGCGTGGCGTCGCCGATGCGCGCGATGTGGGTCGCATGACGGTGCGCGAGGCGATGTCGGCAGATATTCTTTTTTGCTTCGAGGACGATCCTGTTGAGGAAGCTGAACGGATCATGCGCGAGCGTCACGTTCAGCGGCTCGCCGTCCTGGATCGCGCGGACCAGCACCTGGTCGGGATCATTGCGCTCACCGCCTTGAGCGGCGGCGCCTCCGAACGGCGACCTTACGAACTCACCTTCCACAAGACATTCATCGATCACAGAGGGCATCCACACCACACTGAACTGATGCGTGTGACTGTAGCCCAAGGCACGAAGGCAGAAGCCATCGTCATCGGTATCCGTCAGTTCGAGGAAATGAAC
Encoded proteins:
- a CDS encoding type II toxin-antitoxin system HicB family antitoxin — protein: MQYPLYVHRDGDTGFRASFPNFPRAAAHGNSMDELKSDAQEAVELAYDRSEQLIPAPTCSTSELHVLDMDDGEGIWMFVDINLARVTSQAVGIQFSLLESLLQQVDLAARERHITRSALITLAVVHELASRYEGQLSSMPVSQRVFVDG
- the istA gene encoding IS21 family transposase, with translation MPAHRMNMRMIKDVLRLKFDGGFSHDRIAASLGISKGVVTKYIGLASAAGLDWASACDMDEGELERRLLGKPTGPAAYAQPDYGRIHQELRRKGMTLTLLWEEYQAEFADRQTYRYTQFCGHYKAFTKRLKRSMRQIHRAGEKLFVDFAGPTLPLTTGRRAHIFVAAMGASSYTFACATPAETMEDWLGGIARALTFYGGVPQLIVPDNPRAMIADPDRYEPRAGDTVLDFARHYGTSFLPARVYRPQDKPKVEVAVQVVERWIMARLRHHRFDSVHSVNEAICPLLRNLNERPFQKLPGCRASAFAQLDAPALQPLPAQPYELARFKTVTVHIDYHVEINKHRYSVPHALVGLKLDARITAGTVELLHRGRRVASHARNDRAGSYTTVVEHMPAAHRAHLEWTPQRLIHWGQQIGAATGALVTRLLQEQRHPEHGYRACLGLLSLSRRYGRDRLEAACALALELGVHRYRHVRDILVNNRDRAAVVTPADWTSPSHAHVRGPSYYQ
- the istB gene encoding IS21-like element helper ATPase IstB — encoded protein: MMMQQTLTQLRTLKLDGFADGLEEQLTQPGAASLSFEERLSLLVDREASWRDDRRRTRLLKQARLKYPQAAIEDLDTRAGRGVDPRSLTSLALGDWVQAGYSLLISGPTGAGKSWLACALAQYACRRGHSALYLRVPRLGEELRVLHGNGGFTKWLLQVARVDVLLLDDWGMAPLDAMVRNDLLEMIDDRSAGKATIVTSQLPIEHWHGWIGDETIADAMLDRLMQRHHRITLTGESLRKASPKPNVLEPELDQN
- a CDS encoding sensor histidine kinase, which codes for MACIEGPAAPATIFPSGRPPPVFRGRKAPDVMDEILTMIAHELLGPLSPLRLAAHSIRRASPDQPDVIRVIETVERQIDAVSLLAEDLMDTQVDHGVLRLVKHEVGLMDFLADPLDAAALATAARNQSLTVVIADWTLRIDCDPIRLTQAVNNLLHNAVKYTPPGGHVRVTAQPEGHDLVLSVSDDGRGISAILLPHIFDIFAQFTPTIAASADDLGIGLAVVRAIVEAHGGAVLARSAGIGAGSEFTVWLPMDKPLCHTN
- a CDS encoding DUF1488 domain-containing protein, which gives rise to MKKAEVLNFPNPSRMYDASRRCVCFWGYDNAREIAFLVDDSMLTKLNPGADSCESSLLATFDHNRDQILGLARTLYNGGPQNRYTIS
- a CDS encoding cold-shock protein, yielding MDTGTVKWFSDSKGFGFITPDTGGEDLFAHFSEVSGEGFKTLAENQKVSYETKRGPKGLQAANIKPL
- a CDS encoding PRC-barrel domain-containing protein, which translates into the protein MLRNIESLNGCAVVASDGDIGNVEELYFDHEAWGICYLVVKTGNWIDGRHVLISPYSVIRAEPAALSVHVDLTRQQVSDSPPIDTHKPISRQYEAEYSRYYGYPAYWGGPDVWGVSSYPAFQPRGGVVADARATPTSR
- a CDS encoding slipin family protein, with amino-acid sequence MNPITLSLSVAVTLIAIAVGQWVSLYLAPPIFLVAVLVAASVKVANVWQKFVILRVGKLHGVRGAGLFMIIPVLDSVVAIIGERVQTTAFNAEQALTKDTVPVNVDAIIFWHVHDAQKAALAITDYRQAIDRVAQTSLREMIGASMLASLLSDRRAADAHLRDEIGGKIADWGVTVRSVEIRDVAIPVALQDAMSRQAQAEREKQARVILGSAEAEIAAKFVDAARVYENHPGAPQLRAMNIIYETTKERGATILIPSSMIDSLNPPLALAIAAHDVAGMSPTPLKTAA
- a CDS encoding CBS domain-containing protein, whose translation is MLVRDVMKEPVCIQANEMLDSASRKFKKFNVGALPVCLNNKVIGMITDRDVTVRGVADARDVGRMTVREAMSADILFCFEDDPVEEAERIMRERHVQRLAVLDRADQHLVGIIALTALSGGASERRPYELTFHKTFIDHRGHPHHTELMRVTVAQGTKAEAIVIGIRQFEEMNHVNAWHQLADGYDVTTVHIDAGGETVEEREPTSVREASILVRARELWEQAGKPQGRDKQFWEQAAGEVDSAPPRHA